The Cloeon dipterum chromosome X, ieCloDipt1.1, whole genome shotgun sequence genome includes a window with the following:
- the LOC135945963 gene encoding organic cation transporter protein-like, whose protein sequence is MAYDDLLKHLGDFGRYQKRTYFLLCLTSITCAFHRLSTVFIAPKALHRCLMPYETAGNANFTLPVDRPVNLSLPWDESTGNWSQCLRLDANFTEQYFQDGLPNSETVPCQDWVFDHSKYMSSLVFEWNLVCDKGWLRSLADTVFMLGILIGAVVFGHLSDRYGRKPIFFFSLVLQVVGGVAAGFAPEFLPFVLARLFLGMSTSGVTLVAYIIGMEMVSPSKRIYAGVIIYYFFTIGYIFTAFIAYAIKDWRQLQIALSLPGIAFFVYWWFIPESARWLLAKGRDAEGEKILKKIAKVNGIDLSDGTLDKFLRDSQQEDEKSEQTRQASIFDLFKYPNLRRNSLIIFFLWFVNSCSYYGLSWNVSNLGGNDYLNFLISGLVEIPAYTFILFALDRLGRKVTLCGSMLVGGCALLLCILVPDDCSWLLITLAMIGKMALTASYGVVYLFSAEQFPTVVRTAAMGVSSTAARLGGILAAFIYDLADVWKPLPLIVIGTLALLAGVSSLILPETLHKTLPETIEDGEQFGRRSNKEVKNEVIEAAREEAGK, encoded by the exons ATGGCATACGATGACCTGCTGAAGCACTTGGGCGACTTTGGTCGGTACCAGAAGCGAACTTACTTTCTGCTTTGCCTAACATCTATTACCTGCGCTTTTCATCGCCTCTCCACCGTATTTATAGCACCAAAGGCGTTACACAG GTGCTTAATGCCATATGAAACTGCTGGAAATGCGAATTTTACGCTGCCAGTCGACCGTCCGGTCAACCTCAGCCTCCCCTGGGACGAATCGACCGGAAACTGGTCCCAGTGCCTCAGACtagatgcaaattttactgAGCAGTACTTCCAAGACGGGCTGCCAAATTCTGAAACGGTTCCATGCCAAGATTGGGTGTTCGACCACTCAAAATACATGTCCAGCTTAGTTTTCGAG tGGAATCTGGTTTGTGACAAAGGATGGCTCAGGTCCTTGGCTGACACGGTTTTCATGCTGGGTATTTTAATTGGCGCCGTGGTATTTGGCCACCTTTCAGACAG GTACGGCCGCAAGccgattttctttttctcgctGGTTCTCCAAGTGGTCGGCGGAGTGGCCGCCGGTTTTGCGCCTGAGTTCTTACCCTTTGTCCTGGCCCGACTCTTCCTCGGAATGTCTACCTCAGGCGTCACCCTGGTTGCTTACATCATAG GTATGGAGATGGTGAGTCCGTCCAAGAGAATATACGCTGGCGTTATAATCTACTACTTCTTCACCATCGGCTACATTTTCACTGCGTTTATCGCCTACGCCATCAAGGACTGGAGACAACTGCAGATCGCCCTCTCCCTCCCTGGAATCGCCTTTTTCGTTTACTGGTG GTTCATCCCTGAGTCGGCGAGGTGGCTGTTAGCCAAGGGAAGAGACGCGGAGGGCGAgaagattttaaagaaaatagcCAAGGTGAACGGCATCGACCTTTCAGACGGGACGCTTGACAAGTTCCTGAGGGACAGCCAGCAGGAGGACGAAAAGTCAGAGCAAACGCGACAGGCCTCAATTTTCGATCTATTCAAATACCCAAACCTGAGACGCAATTCCCTCatcatatttttcctttg GTTTGTCAACAGCTGCTCGTACTACGGTTTGTCGTGGAACGTGTCTAATTTGGGCGGCAACGACTACCTCAACTTTCTTATTTCCGGGCTGGTCGAGATTCCCGCCTACACCTTCATTCTGTTCGCCCTGGATCGGCTTGGTAGGAAAGTAACGCTCTGTGGTTCCATGTTGGTCGGCGGCTGCGCCCTTCTCCTTTGCATCCTTGTTCCCGACG ACTGCTCCTGGCTTCTGATAACCCTGGCAATGATCGGGAAGATGGCCCTGACTGCATCATACGGCGTCGTCTATTTATTCTCCGCGGAGCAATTTCCAACGGTTGTGAGAACCGCAGCCATGGGAGTTAGCTCGACCGCAGCACGATTAGGCGGAATTTTAGCTGCCTTTATTTACGatttg GCCGACGTGTGGAAGCCACTGCCCTTGATAGTAATCGGCACTCTTGCCCTCCTGGCAGGTGTTTCGTCCCTCATCCTGCCGGAAACCCTTCACAAAACCCTGCCTGAGACAATTGAAGATGGCGAACAGTTTGGAAG GCGTAGCAATAAGGAAGTGAAAAATGAAGTAATCGAAGCTGCGCGAGAAGAAGCAGGAAAATAA